The sequence AAGACAAACTAAATAATTTCCCTTTCTAGCTACTTCGGACATTGATCAACACTCCACCTTACAAGGGAAATTTGGCAGTGCTGTTAAGCGCGGCAGCTTTAACGTATGTTTGCGATTTGGATGTGCACGTTGTTTTGTAAATTCATTACATAAATTCAGAAGAAGTGCATCCAAGATGTACGCCCTGCTCCGCCGCTTTGCCGGGGTTACCAACGTGGGCAGTCCCCTCAGATGCTACGCCTCCTTCACGCCCAGGGATGTGATGCGCACCACCGCCGAGGAGACCGGCACCCTGATCACCCGCTTCGCCAAGCACATTGCGCTGGAGAGGCACAGGGATCCAAATCACGTGCTGCCCAAGACGACGGTTCGGTACTCCGACTTCTTCCCCATCACGGACGACCGGTACTTCCAGCGGACCGTGCAAAAATTAGATCCAGCACAACTGCCGGCCCTGATCATCCAGGCCTCCAGCTATCGCTCCAATGCCGCTGTGCCCATGTACGTGACCGCCATAAACGGGTTGGATAACCATGCAGCAAAGCAGCTGGCAAAGATGGACACCGGCACTGTGCTTGAGACCCTGTACTCCTTTTTGTTCCTCATACCCGGCTGGCTGAAGCGGACGGACTTCTATCAGGCAGCCATGCAGCGCTTGGTCCAGGAGGACTTCCGGGACAACAAGGAGCGGTTCGTCCAGGTGTGCTTCTATCTGGGACTGCAGAAGAAGCAGGCCAAATCCTCGGATGACTTCCAGCAGTTCCTCGAGCAGCATTTACCCAGCCATTTGCCCGCATTGAGTGAACTTGATCTCGCTGTGATCAGCAATGCGGCCTACAAAACCTCCACTTTGGTTACGGGGGAGGCGAGAAGTGCCTATGAATCATGCCTCGTTAATGCCGTATTGAATTTACAACTCACTGCCGGGAGCGACGCCTTGTTGGTCTCCTTTGTCAAGAGCTTGCGGTTGCAGCGAGTCAAGGACGAGCGGGTGTGTCAGCATTTACAAGACATCTGCCTGGATCCCGCAAAGTTAACCCTCATCGAGCCCCGAGGATTGGCCCACATCTTCGCCTTCTTTGCCGAACAGCTCTGGGATCAGAAGGATTGCCTAACTGTCGTCGTAGATCGATATATGACATTGCTGAAACCTGGGGACCTGCGCGCCAAGGACTTGGCCACATTCCTGTGGGCTAGCGCACAACTGAATTGTGAATTATCTCCAGAGCAAGTCAGGCAACTCGAGCTGGCTGCCCTTCGAAAATTGGATCACGGGGAGTACGACTATTTTCCGGACAACCTTGTTGACACCTGTCTCTCTCTTTGCACACTGGGACACTACGCAAAGGATCTGATTAATGCAGCCGAAGAACTCAAAGCTGCCCAACGACGTCAGCGAGCTCAACCCAAGGTGGACAGTCGTTTGAATGTCCTGCAATCTGCTGTAGCCATTGAGCAGACATCCTTTGCCAAactgaaaacaaaacaagccTTCAAGGAGTTCGATCGTGCACCAACTTATTTGCTGAGGGATCGCCCGGACTTGACGAAATATGCCCAGGAACTCAGTGAGGACGCTGAAGTGGAGGGCGTGGATTTGGTGTGTCCCATCGTTGGAATAAATTTGCCAAGCTTACGAGTACAGACAATGGGCAGCCAGCAGAGTGTGTACTTCGTAGAACTACTCACCGCAGAACAGACCCTAAGGTTCAGCAAGAAACCCACTTCTTTAATGCGCCTGAAGAAGAGACTGCTGGAATCCCTTGGCCAAAAGGTAGTCGTGGTAAGTACTTTAGGAACACTCGAAAATATAAACAGAATTTAACACAAAGTCTGATTTCAGCTGAACTCCACGGAAATGGCCAAAAGTGCGAGTGAACTGCACCAGCTCCTGAAGCCAGCAGCAGATGGAAGTGTGGAATCCGAGGTTGCCCAAGGCCTGAGCAACTGAACTTTGTGATATCGAGGCCAGAGTGGCTTTCTAGGCTAGTTACAAATCGTAGCTTTATTTAACAGTGTTTTATGTACttgtacatattttttaaatattaatagcACTAAACATAATGTTCAACAATTAATGTATAATACAAGGAATGGGCTAAAGGTGTGTCTACCCCAACGGGCCTATCGGATCGACTTGATCTTGGCCTTGAGCACGACGTAGGACACCAGTCGGAAAATAATAATCATGGATCCCAACGCGATGACGTCGTTCCAGAACTGATCACCACGCATGGTAATTTCCTCTAGGAATTTCTTTGGATACCTGAGAAGAGACGATTGTTGAATATAAAGAAAACCGACACTATCTGAAAATAACTACCTGTAATGACAGTAGGCCGCCTCCTCGCATGCCAGGACTCCTCGATCCAGTCCATAGATGGATGCTATGAAGCCCTCTAGCCCATATCTTAAGTATGATATATGACTGCCCCATCTTAAGTAGCCTGGCAGATCCCGCAGGGTGACTCCAAAGCCGGCGAACATCATCATGGGAATGGTCAGCACGGGAGCTAGGAAAGTGCCGTTGACGACATCGAACCAGGCGCCAATCATCAAACCAAAACTATGGCCGACAAAAACAGTCAGTATACTGATGGCGAAGAACATCCAGAAGCGGACCCACTCCATAGGCTGATAACTCCATAAGTAAACGATTACCGTAAAGAGGAAGCAACTTATGATCTGTAAACGGAAAACTCAAATTGGCCGAGGAAATCGAGCGAATTCACAAGGGATACTTACAGATATGGGCAGGTCCACAAGAGTCATGGCAGTGTAGTAGGCTTTGAGCGAGTACCAGCGGTTGAAATGCTCTTTGATCAGTATGGAGATGTCCATGGGGACTGGTTAGAGGTAATTCAAATGAGTTAATCTTAAGTAAACCTTACAAACTTATGTAAACTCACAAGTCAAAACAGTCAACATCATCGTGGTCATGGAATGGTGCATTAGAATGGCAAAGAGCAAATTGTAGTTGTCCAGCACTCGAGATCCCTCTCGTCCCGTGTGATCGTACATGGCTCCGAACAGAGCGGCCACCGCAATGTTGACACCGATCCTCAAGTGCGTCATGGTTGTGTCTCGTTTCGCTTTGATGAAACCGCGTCGCAAAAGCACAGAGCATTGGTTGGAAAAACTGGTGTCCTCTAGCGATCGGCTTTTGGTTTTCTTTGGAATGGGATACTTTCTCATCAGGACCTCAGAGCGCAACACCGCACTGGGATTGTCGAACCAAGTAAGGCAGCTTCCGTTCTCCGTGGCAACTTTAAGGGTGTCCACCTTGTCGTAGCCATATTCTCCGCAAGCCAGCTCAATAACTGGAATGTTAAAGATTTGATAAGTGCTCCGTCCTTTCAAGAGAATATATCTAGGTGGACTTACTGTAATCCGCTGGATTGTGGTACATGGGACAGGGCAGATCCACCGAATGCAGGAATGGCACTAGTTTCTGGGTGCTGCCCTGGTAGACGCAGTTGCCAGCCGACAGGACGTACACCTGGTCGAAGATCTGGAACAACTTGGCAGTGGGCTGATGGATTGTGCAGATGATGGTGCGACCTTGGCTAGTAAGTTTCTTGAGCAGCTCCAGGACCTTGGTGCACGAGCTACTGTCCAAGCCACTGAAAAGTAAAATTCAAACGTATATTTTTCTAGCTGGGCTactaaaaatatttgctcTTACGTTGTAGGCTCGTCCAGGAACATCACAGTGGGGTTGTTGATCAGCTCCATGGCAATGGATAGCCTCTTCTTCTGACCACCGGACAGGCGCATTGTGAGGGTCTGATCGTGATCGTAGAGGCCGAGGAGCAGCAGGATATCCTCGATCTGAAGGTGTTATGGATTCATTGCAATGGCTGGATAATAAAGATCTCTCCCAGACTCACCCTGCTCTCCTTCTCTTCGTAACTGACGGTTTGACCCAGCTTAAGATCGGCGGCTATATGCATGTTCTCGTTCACCGTCAGCAGGGGCTGCAGGCGATCATCCTGCGTGATATAGCAGGACATGCGGCGGAAGGAGGCTGTAGAAGAATCATCATTAAACCAATCTCCAAATAAATGCGATTCCTTGATATACTCACGCAGATCACGTCGTCGACCATTGAGCAAGATGGAGCCATCCACTCCGGTTGTTTTGAAACCGGAAAGGGCATCCAGCAAAGTAGACTTTCCGG is a genomic window of Drosophila suzukii chromosome 2L, CBGP_Dsuzu_IsoJpt1.0, whole genome shotgun sequence containing:
- the LOC108017723 gene encoding uncharacterized protein — protein: MYALLRRFAGVTNVGSPLRCYASFTPRDVMRTTAEETGTLITRFAKHIALERHRDPNHVLPKTTVRYSDFFPITDDRYFQRTVQKLDPAQLPALIIQASSYRSNAAVPMYVTAINGLDNHAAKQLAKMDTGTVLETLYSFLFLIPGWLKRTDFYQAAMQRLVQEDFRDNKERFVQVCFYLGLQKKQAKSSDDFQQFLEQHLPSHLPALSELDLAVISNAAYKTSTLVTGEARSAYESCLVNAVLNLQLTAGSDALLVSFVKSLRLQRVKDERVCQHLQDICLDPAKLTLIEPRGLAHIFAFFAEQLWDQKDCLTVVVDRYMTLLKPGDLRAKDLATFLWASAQLNCELSPEQVRQLELAALRKLDHGEYDYFPDNLVDTCLSLCTLGHYAKDLINAAEELKAAQRRQRAQPKVDSRLNVLQSAVAIEQTSFAKLKTKQAFKEFDRAPTYLLRDRPDLTKYAQELSEDAEVEGVDLVCPIVGINLPSLRVQTMGSQQSVYFVELLTAEQTLRFSKKPTSLMRLKKRLLESLGQKVVVLNSTEMAKSASELHQLLKPAADGSVESEVAQGLSN
- the LOC108017705 gene encoding ATP-binding cassette sub-family G member 4 — its product is MATSREQFLFGSDNGVAGLGLGIEIGEVTSGRVYNTTTVPVTNSGGWRHAQSSVTPPPIPTPPQVTYTNGSSATASKQPPLEPVEEEEVHFDTDALNNLPAREPVDMEFRDLSLTVKLGFNRGSKEILHNVCGKFPGSQLIAIMGPSGAGKSTLLDALSGFKTTGVDGSILLNGRRRDLPSFRRMSCYITQDDRLQPLLTVNENMHIAADLKLGQTVSYEEKESRIEDILLLLGLYDHDQTLTMRLSGGQKKRLSIAMELINNPTVMFLDEPTTGLDSSSCTKVLELLKKLTSQGRTIICTIHQPTAKLFQIFDQVYVLSAGNCVYQGSTQKLVPFLHSVDLPCPMYHNPADYIIELACGEYGYDKVDTLKVATENGSCLTWFDNPSAVLRSEVLMRKYPIPKKTKSRSLEDTSFSNQCSVLLRRGFIKAKRDTTMTHLRIGVNIAVAALFGAMYDHTGREGSRVLDNYNLLFAILMHHSMTTMMLTVLTFPMDISILIKEHFNRWYSLKAYYTAMTLVDLPISIISCFLFTVIVYLWSYQPMEWVRFWMFFAISILTVFVGHSFGLMIGAWFDVVNGTFLAPVLTIPMMMFAGFGVTLRDLPGYLRWGSHISYLRYGLEGFIASIYGLDRGVLACEEAAYCHYRYPKKFLEEITMRGDQFWNDVIALGSMIIIFRLVSYVVLKAKIKSIR